The Planktothrix tepida PCC 9214 genome window below encodes:
- the ftsH4 gene encoding ATP-dependent zinc metalloprotease FtsH has protein sequence MSVKDKPKFPRNLPIGSILFWLGVIFLIANLTLPGLFGPQIPRVPYSLFIEQVEDGQVSQVYLSQDQIRYLVKGEQEKPGQILSTTPIFDMDLPKRLEAKGVEFAAAPPPQNTWFSSLIGWVVPPLIFVGIWVAVGQFLQSRGGGIGGPQGALSISKSKAKVYVENDATKVTFKDVAGVEEAKTELEEVVEFLKTPQRFLQIGARIPKGVLLVGPPGTGKTLLAKAVAGEAGVPFFSISGSEFVELFVGAGAARVRDLFEQAKKKAPCIIFIDELDAIGKSRSSGGMYGGNDEREQTLNQLLTEMDGFAAGQATVIVLAATNRPETLDPALLRPGRFDRQVLVDRPDLSGRLLILEIYAKKVKIGTDVDLKAIATRTPGFAGADLANLVNEAALLAARNKRETVSQADFAEAIERVVAGLEKKSRVLNEKEKKIVAYHEVGHAIVGAVVSGQNKVAKISIVPRGMAALGYTLQLPTEDRFLLSEEEMKAEIATLLGGRSAEEVVFGSITTGATNDLQRATDLAERMVTSYGMSKVLGPLAYEKGQQNNFLGDNMMMNPRRYVSDETAKAIDDEVKQLVEQAHQTALDILNQNKDLMEQIAQQILQTEVIEGENLQHLLNQVKYEGKIPAAIA, from the coding sequence ATGAGTGTAAAAGACAAACCTAAATTTCCCCGAAATCTTCCCATCGGAAGTATTTTATTTTGGTTGGGTGTAATCTTCTTAATTGCTAACCTGACATTACCCGGATTATTCGGGCCACAAATTCCTCGTGTTCCCTATAGTTTATTTATTGAACAAGTGGAAGATGGGCAAGTTTCCCAAGTTTATCTCAGTCAAGATCAAATTCGCTATTTAGTAAAAGGAGAACAGGAAAAACCGGGACAAATCCTATCAACAACTCCGATTTTTGATATGGATTTACCCAAACGTTTAGAAGCCAAAGGCGTTGAATTTGCGGCTGCCCCACCTCCTCAGAATACTTGGTTTTCGAGTTTAATTGGTTGGGTAGTTCCCCCCTTAATTTTTGTGGGAATTTGGGTGGCTGTCGGACAATTCTTACAAAGCCGAGGGGGAGGAATTGGAGGGCCACAAGGGGCACTTTCCATTAGTAAGAGTAAAGCCAAAGTTTATGTGGAAAATGATGCCACAAAAGTCACGTTCAAAGATGTGGCAGGGGTTGAAGAAGCCAAAACCGAATTAGAAGAAGTGGTGGAATTTCTTAAGACTCCCCAACGATTTTTACAAATCGGAGCCAGAATTCCTAAAGGCGTATTATTAGTCGGCCCTCCTGGAACCGGAAAAACCTTATTAGCTAAAGCCGTAGCCGGAGAAGCGGGTGTTCCATTCTTTAGCATTTCGGGTTCAGAATTCGTCGAATTGTTCGTTGGCGCAGGGGCAGCGCGGGTTCGAGATTTATTTGAACAAGCCAAAAAGAAAGCCCCTTGTATTATCTTTATTGATGAATTAGATGCCATTGGAAAATCACGGTCGAGTGGCGGAATGTATGGGGGAAATGATGAACGAGAACAAACCCTAAACCAGTTATTAACCGAAATGGATGGGTTTGCAGCCGGACAAGCAACGGTAATCGTTTTAGCGGCTACAAACCGCCCGGAAACGTTAGACCCCGCCTTACTGCGTCCCGGTCGATTTGATCGTCAAGTTTTAGTGGATCGTCCTGATTTATCCGGTCGGTTACTAATTTTAGAAATCTATGCTAAAAAAGTTAAAATTGGGACGGATGTTGACTTAAAAGCGATCGCCACTCGTACCCCCGGTTTTGCAGGGGCAGATTTAGCCAATTTAGTTAATGAAGCTGCCTTATTAGCCGCTCGAAATAAACGGGAAACCGTCAGCCAAGCGGACTTTGCAGAAGCCATTGAACGGGTAGTTGCGGGGTTAGAAAAAAAATCCCGTGTTCTCAATGAAAAAGAGAAGAAAATTGTGGCTTATCATGAAGTCGGTCACGCGATTGTTGGCGCTGTTGTTTCTGGTCAAAATAAAGTGGCTAAAATCTCCATTGTGCCACGCGGAATGGCTGCATTAGGATATACCTTACAACTGCCAACCGAAGACCGTTTCTTACTCAGTGAAGAAGAAATGAAAGCCGAAATTGCCACCTTATTAGGGGGGCGTTCAGCCGAAGAAGTTGTATTTGGAAGTATTACCACAGGGGCTACCAACGACTTACAACGGGCGACGGATTTAGCTGAACGAATGGTTACCAGTTATGGCATGAGTAAAGTATTAGGGCCGTTGGCTTATGAAAAGGGTCAACAAAACAATTTCCTCGGCGATAATATGATGATGAATCCTCGCCGTTATGTCAGTGATGAAACGGCAAAAGCCATTGATGATGAGGTGAAACAACTGGTTGAACAAGCCCATCAAACCGCTTTGGATATCCTGAATCAAAATAAAGATTTAATGGAGCAAATTGCCCAACAAATCTTACAAACGGAAGTCATTGAAGGGGAAAATCTGCAACATTTGTTAAATCAAGTTAAGTATGAAGGCAAAATTCCCGCCGCGATCGCATAA
- a CDS encoding phycobilisome protein — MPTINSTWDDLITQCDGRYLTNAELKPLHQYVQTLNARTKTYEVLRVKSAGLIKQALKKFMLSHPEIMQKHSKRCVYDMSMTMCLMSVALLRDDPHFFKESLMLWLANILAAHEKNVQCLQAYTYLQESLQEQLPSVCNQLLKPYMDIVLEVLDTPPKLMANVQRSGV; from the coding sequence ATGCCAACGATTAATTCAACGTGGGATGACTTAATCACCCAATGCGACGGACGATATTTAACCAATGCAGAACTCAAACCTCTGCATCAGTATGTTCAGACCTTAAATGCTCGAACTAAAACCTATGAAGTGTTGCGGGTAAAATCAGCAGGTTTAATTAAACAAGCCCTGAAGAAATTCATGCTGTCTCATCCAGAAATCATGCAAAAGCATTCCAAACGCTGTGTTTATGATATGTCGATGACGATGTGTTTGATGTCTGTTGCCTTGTTACGCGATGACCCTCACTTTTTTAAGGAATCTTTAATGCTGTGGCTGGCAAATATTTTAGCCGCCCACGAAAAAAATGTCCAGTGCCTTCAAGCTTATACCTATCTTCAAGAAAGCCTACAAGAACAATTACCTAGTGTCTGTAACCAGTTATTAAAACCCTATATGGATATTGTTTTAGAAGTGTTAGATACTCCCCCTAAACTGATGGCAAATGTTCAACGAAGTGGTGTTTAA
- a CDS encoding phycobilisome rod-core linker polypeptide produces MTLTQPVTTRHDASPEEREFVLKQIYQQVLERQLYESERKQLVDLEKDFIKGKIGIRHFLKSLAVRPIYLELFYENSSNMKFIENACKHFLGRAPKNNEELHEWDDILVRHGVGALVSELVDSEEYRKSFGYFTIPYWHEHRFESAGEYIENEKLGHEHAGQRGWAIPTHYQHELHIDCDGGTCVREEDKSKVQEVPPIEEVLDLSTDTKMTPKHIQRLSLCVKEITEILSLYPQPVTPKEIETDLQQKVLEYVSITNANLLFKN; encoded by the coding sequence ATGACGTTAACTCAACCTGTAACGACTCGTCATGACGCTTCCCCGGAAGAACGAGAATTTGTTTTAAAACAGATTTATCAACAAGTTTTAGAACGGCAATTATATGAGTCTGAACGGAAACAATTAGTTGATTTAGAAAAAGATTTTATCAAAGGAAAAATAGGGATTCGTCATTTCTTAAAAAGTTTAGCAGTTCGTCCGATTTATTTAGAGCTTTTTTATGAAAATAGCTCTAATATGAAATTTATTGAAAATGCCTGTAAACATTTTTTAGGACGAGCCCCCAAAAATAATGAAGAACTACATGAATGGGATGATATTTTAGTTCGTCATGGGGTTGGTGCCCTGGTTTCAGAGTTGGTTGATTCTGAAGAATATCGGAAATCCTTTGGTTATTTTACCATCCCCTACTGGCATGAACACCGTTTTGAATCCGCAGGTGAATATATCGAAAATGAAAAGCTCGGTCATGAACACGCCGGACAAAGAGGGTGGGCAATTCCGACCCATTATCAACATGAATTACACATCGACTGTGATGGGGGAACTTGTGTTCGAGAGGAGGATAAATCTAAAGTTCAAGAGGTACCACCTATTGAGGAGGTTTTAGATTTATCCACCGATACCAAAATGACACCTAAGCATATTCAACGGCTATCTCTGTGTGTCAAAGAAATTACAGAAATTCTGTCATTATATCCTCAACCTGTCACTCCCAAAGAGATTGAAACTGACCTTCAACAAAAGGTCTTGGAGTATGTTAGTATCACTAACGCTAATTTACTCTTTAAAAATTAA
- a CDS encoding VOC family protein, with the protein MQINKYLHAAILVSNLEKSEQFYSQVLSLEKVERPLNFPGIWYQIGEFQIHLIQAETVINDQVNNQKWGRNRHLAFAVEDLETAKQQLMTYNCSFQMSASGRAALFTQDPDGNIIELNEA; encoded by the coding sequence ATGCAAATCAATAAATATCTCCATGCTGCTATTTTAGTGTCTAATTTAGAAAAATCTGAACAATTTTATAGTCAAGTGTTAAGCTTAGAAAAAGTTGAACGTCCGTTAAATTTTCCGGGTATTTGGTATCAAATTGGTGAGTTTCAAATTCATTTAATTCAAGCTGAAACTGTAATTAACGATCAAGTTAATAATCAGAAATGGGGACGAAATCGACATTTGGCTTTTGCTGTTGAAGATTTAGAAACTGCGAAACAACAGTTAATGACTTATAATTGTTCTTTTCAAATGAGTGCTTCCGGTCGTGCTGCCTTGTTTACACAAGATCCTGATGGTAATATAATTGAATTAAATGAAGCATGA
- a CDS encoding recombinase family protein — MKIIAYCYTDPLFEQPPDRIIWGWEVDRVYQDLGEREELEQLLKDCDLEPPEYLLIRRLEELGDSVLEVSDRLQKLESFQINIIAIESDFNTSETPINRSDLMQLLIEIQNRQRSRRIRQGHAKNRIKTLPPPGKAPYGYRRGKDRYILDRSVSPIVKEFFERFLIYGSLRGAVRYLEKRYGKKISVTTGRRWLTNPVYRGDLEYQNGEIISNTHIPIISRDEAAQIDRLLRRNQRLPPRTASAPRSLAGLVVCGECQSSLTVSRVTTYRKDQEYLYLRPTNCPRNPKCKALSYQTGLELTIERICQDLPEAVSSLNLPDLQIVKQGMIQEINQKQEILLQIPDLLTAGILDLETAELRTYKLRTEISQLQGKLAQLPPVNLKETAQAVCIPQFWLDLSEPERRFYFREFIHQIEIIRDGDNWELKLIFIF; from the coding sequence ATGAAAATTATTGCTTATTGTTATACTGATCCGTTGTTTGAACAACCCCCAGATCGGATAATTTGGGGATGGGAAGTGGATCGGGTTTATCAAGATTTAGGCGAAAGAGAAGAACTAGAACAATTATTGAAAGATTGTGATTTAGAACCCCCAGAATATTTATTAATTCGACGGTTAGAAGAGTTAGGAGATTCTGTTTTAGAAGTGAGCGATCGCTTACAAAAATTAGAATCATTTCAAATTAATATTATTGCAATAGAATCCGATTTTAACACCTCTGAAACTCCTATTAATCGGAGTGATTTAATGCAATTATTGATAGAAATTCAAAATCGCCAACGGAGTCGCCGCATTCGTCAAGGACACGCTAAAAATCGAATTAAAACCTTACCTCCACCGGGTAAAGCACCTTACGGATATCGACGGGGAAAAGACCGTTATATTTTAGATCGCAGCGTTTCTCCGATTGTTAAAGAGTTTTTTGAGCGGTTTTTAATTTATGGGTCTTTGCGAGGTGCGGTGCGCTATTTAGAAAAACGATATGGTAAAAAAATATCTGTCACAACGGGACGACGATGGTTAACAAACCCGGTTTATCGAGGGGATTTAGAATATCAAAATGGGGAGATTATTTCTAATACCCATATTCCGATTATTTCACGGGATGAAGCCGCCCAGATAGATCGATTATTACGCCGAAATCAACGCCTTCCCCCCCGAACTGCGAGTGCGCCGCGTTCTTTAGCAGGGTTAGTTGTTTGTGGAGAATGTCAATCTTCCCTGACGGTTTCACGAGTTACAACCTATCGTAAAGATCAAGAATATTTGTATTTACGTCCTACAAATTGTCCGCGAAATCCTAAGTGCAAAGCCTTATCTTATCAAACAGGATTAGAGTTAACGATTGAACGAATTTGTCAAGATTTACCAGAGGCGGTTTCTAGTTTAAATTTACCGGATTTACAAATTGTTAAACAAGGTATGATTCAGGAGATTAACCAAAAACAGGAGATTTTGTTACAAATTCCTGATTTATTAACTGCGGGAATATTAGATTTAGAAACAGCAGAGTTAAGAACTTATAAATTGCGGACAGAAATTTCTCAATTACAAGGAAAGTTAGCCCAACTTCCCCCCGTTAATTTAAAAGAAACAGCACAAGCCGTTTGTATTCCACAGTTTTGGCTAGATTTATCCGAACCTGAACGACGGTTTTATTTTCGAGAATTTATTCACCAAATTGAGATTATTCGAGATGGGGATAATTGGGAGTTAAAGCTAATCTTTATTTTTTAA
- a CDS encoding GGDEF domain-containing response regulator has protein sequence MNPDETFSTQGNLLIIDDEPDNIRVLSALLTQQGYYVRKALNADMAMIAITALKPDLILLDIRMPQVTGYELCNQLKSSPDTYEIPIIFISALNQVEDIIKAFSVGGVDYITKPFKVDEVLARVKNQLTICLLKQQLIAQNQKLLQQNNQLQNEIKTRKKAEENLQTVNRQLQNLASCDSLTSLANRRHFDEYFDQVWKQMIEEQQPLALLVCDLDYFKNYNDHYGHPAGDICLKLVAQALDRSINNSTDLVARYGGEEFAIILPNTDLQGALKVAKTIHQEVQRLKINHEYSRVSSIVTVSIGISYGIPQPNTSPEELLEIADQALYEAKQKGRNQYCVKV, from the coding sequence ATGAACCCAGATGAAACTTTTTCAACTCAGGGAAATTTACTCATCATCGATGATGAACCGGATAATATTCGGGTTTTGTCAGCGTTGTTAACTCAACAGGGATATTATGTCCGCAAAGCCTTAAATGCTGACATGGCAATGATCGCGATTACCGCTTTAAAACCCGATTTAATTTTACTCGATATTAGAATGCCCCAGGTCACAGGATATGAGTTATGTAATCAGCTAAAATCCTCTCCAGACACCTATGAAATTCCTATTATTTTTATTAGTGCGCTGAATCAAGTTGAAGATATTATAAAAGCGTTTTCTGTAGGAGGGGTAGACTATATCACGAAACCGTTCAAAGTTGATGAAGTCTTGGCACGGGTCAAAAATCAGTTAACAATTTGTCTGTTAAAACAACAACTAATCGCACAAAATCAAAAATTATTACAACAAAATAATCAATTACAAAATGAAATTAAAACCCGTAAAAAAGCTGAGGAAAATTTACAAACTGTGAACCGTCAATTGCAAAATTTAGCCTCTTGTGATAGTTTAACCAGTTTAGCTAACCGCCGACATTTTGATGAATATTTTGATCAAGTTTGGAAACAAATGATCGAAGAACAGCAACCCTTAGCTTTACTGGTTTGTGATTTAGATTATTTTAAAAATTATAATGATCATTATGGACATCCCGCCGGAGATATTTGCTTGAAATTAGTCGCCCAAGCCTTAGATCGATCTATTAATAATTCTACAGATTTAGTAGCTCGCTATGGTGGAGAAGAATTTGCCATTATTCTTCCCAATACGGATTTACAAGGAGCACTTAAAGTCGCAAAAACCATTCATCAAGAAGTCCAACGGCTTAAAATTAATCATGAGTATTCAAGGGTGAGTTCTATTGTAACGGTCAGTATCGGGATTTCTTATGGAATTCCTCAACCGAATACCTCTCCTGAAGAGTTATTAGAAATTGCTGATCAAGCCCTTTATGAAGCAAAACAAAAAGGTCGGAATCAATATTGTGTTAAAGTATAA